One part of the Musa acuminata AAA Group cultivar baxijiao chromosome BXJ1-5, Cavendish_Baxijiao_AAA, whole genome shotgun sequence genome encodes these proteins:
- the LOC135673151 gene encoding uncharacterized protein LOC135673151 isoform X3: MLLKGKIRLPNTIVPRFPDRIKPPEKKKKEEEDDDHDEGREEEELRTFQVGGGGGGEERSEGEIWPDDGDENWTVLRAHHRIKIDIGREVSWDKRSDLEFELSQKVVNLEALRSIASCGHLAEEFRSIVWKLLLGYLPAEKDLWKGELAKNRLRYAELKRELLLNPSEFLIKEDETSNSSMPGQDNEAGGLLCRREISNGDHPLCLGNGSIWNQYFKEAMRNILLLFAKLNPAIGYVQGMNEVLAPLYYVFRMNQEGEDASEAEADSFECFVQLLSGSVDHFCQQLDNSSVGIHSTLLHFSELLKANDGELWRHLDASKMNPQFYAFRWITLLLTQEFELSTIMRIWDYLLSNPSGVQEILLRVCCAMLLCVRHELLSGDFVSNLKLLQHYPEVDLEHVLDVASHLKTPISSYQPYGIV; this comes from the exons ATGCTGCTTAAAGGAAAGATCAGGCTCCCTAACACCATCGTCCCGCGCTTTCCTGATCGAATCAAACCacccgagaagaagaagaaggaggaggaggatgatgacCATGACGaaggaagagaggaggaggagctcCGAACGTTTCAggttggtggaggaggaggaggagaagaaagatcTGAAGGGGAAATATGGCCGGATGACGGTGACGAGAACTGGACGGTGTTGAGGGCCCACCACAGGATCAAGATCGACATCGGCAGGGAGGTTTCATGGGATAAGCGGTCCGATTTGGAATTCGAG CTTTCCCAGAAAGTAGTAAATTTAGAAGCATTGCGATCGATAGCTTCTTGTGGTCATCTTGCTGAAGAGTTTCGGTCAATTGTCTGGAAG TTATTGTTGGGTTATTTACCTGCTGAAAAAGATTTATGGAAAGGAGAACTGGCCAAGAACAGATTAAGATACGCTGAACTGAAAAGAGAGCTTTTACTAAATCCA TCAGAATTCTTGATCAAGGAGGACGAGACATCAAATTCAAGTATGCCAGGTCAGGACAATGAAGCTGGTGGACTACTTTGTCGACGTGAAATCTCAAATGGGGACCATCCTTTATGCCTTGGTAATGGTAGCATCTGGAATCAATATTTCAAG GAAGCTATGAGGAATATTCTTCTCCTATTTGCAAAACTGAATCCAGCAATTGGTTATGTGCAAGGAATGAATGAAGTGTTGGCTCCACTATACTATGTATTTCGTATGAATCAAGAAGGGGAGGATGCT tcagaagcagaagcagacagTTTTGAATGTTTTGTTCAACTATTGAGTGGTTCTGTGGACCATTTTTGTCAACAATTAGATAATAGTTCTGTGGGAATTCATTCTACACTCTTgcatttttctgagcttttgaaagcCAATGATGGAGAGCTTTGGCGACATCTTGATGCTTCTAAG ATGAATCCCCAGTTCTATGCATTCAGGTGGATTACCTTACTATTGACCCAGGAATTTGAACTCTCAACTATCATGAGGATTTGGGATTATCTTCTCAGTAATCCCTCTGGTGTGCAG GAGATCCTACTGAGAGTCTGTTGTGCCATGTTGCTATGTGTTAGACATGAACTTCTAAGTGGCGATTTCGTATCAAACTTGAAACTTCTCCAACATTACCCTGAAGTTGACCTGGAACATGTATTGGATGTAGCTTCTCATCTGAAGACTCCCATATCGAGTTATCAGCCTTACGGCATCGTTTAG
- the LOC135673151 gene encoding uncharacterized protein LOC135673151 isoform X1, translating into MLLKGKIRLPNTIVPRFPDRIKPPEKKKKEEEDDDHDEGREEEELRTFQVGGGGGGEERSEGEIWPDDGDENWTVLRAHHRIKIDIGREVSWDKRSDLEFELSQKVVNLEALRSIASCGHLAEEFRSIVWKLLLGYLPAEKDLWKGELAKNRLRYAELKRELLLNPSEFLIKEDETSNSSMPGQDNEAGGLLCRREISNGDHPLCLGNGSIWNQYFKDAEIVEQIDRDLHRTHQDIKFFSGDSSFSRKNLEAMRNILLLFAKLNPAIGYVQGMNEVLAPLYYVFRMNQEGEDASEAEADSFECFVQLLSGSVDHFCQQLDNSSVGIHSTLLHFSELLKANDGELWRHLDASKMNPQFYAFRWITLLLTQEFELSTIMRIWDYLLSNPSGVQEILLRVCCAMLLCVRHELLSGDFVSNLKLLQHYPEVDLEHVLDVASHLKTPISSYQPYGIV; encoded by the exons ATGCTGCTTAAAGGAAAGATCAGGCTCCCTAACACCATCGTCCCGCGCTTTCCTGATCGAATCAAACCacccgagaagaagaagaaggaggaggaggatgatgacCATGACGaaggaagagaggaggaggagctcCGAACGTTTCAggttggtggaggaggaggaggagaagaaagatcTGAAGGGGAAATATGGCCGGATGACGGTGACGAGAACTGGACGGTGTTGAGGGCCCACCACAGGATCAAGATCGACATCGGCAGGGAGGTTTCATGGGATAAGCGGTCCGATTTGGAATTCGAG CTTTCCCAGAAAGTAGTAAATTTAGAAGCATTGCGATCGATAGCTTCTTGTGGTCATCTTGCTGAAGAGTTTCGGTCAATTGTCTGGAAG TTATTGTTGGGTTATTTACCTGCTGAAAAAGATTTATGGAAAGGAGAACTGGCCAAGAACAGATTAAGATACGCTGAACTGAAAAGAGAGCTTTTACTAAATCCA TCAGAATTCTTGATCAAGGAGGACGAGACATCAAATTCAAGTATGCCAGGTCAGGACAATGAAGCTGGTGGACTACTTTGTCGACGTGAAATCTCAAATGGGGACCATCCTTTATGCCTTGGTAATGGTAGCATCTGGAATCAATATTTCAAG GATGCAGAGATTGTTGAGCAAATTGATCGTGATCTTCATCGGACGCATCAAGATATAAAATTTTTCTCAGGAGATTCCTCATTTAGCAGAAAgaacctt GAAGCTATGAGGAATATTCTTCTCCTATTTGCAAAACTGAATCCAGCAATTGGTTATGTGCAAGGAATGAATGAAGTGTTGGCTCCACTATACTATGTATTTCGTATGAATCAAGAAGGGGAGGATGCT tcagaagcagaagcagacagTTTTGAATGTTTTGTTCAACTATTGAGTGGTTCTGTGGACCATTTTTGTCAACAATTAGATAATAGTTCTGTGGGAATTCATTCTACACTCTTgcatttttctgagcttttgaaagcCAATGATGGAGAGCTTTGGCGACATCTTGATGCTTCTAAG ATGAATCCCCAGTTCTATGCATTCAGGTGGATTACCTTACTATTGACCCAGGAATTTGAACTCTCAACTATCATGAGGATTTGGGATTATCTTCTCAGTAATCCCTCTGGTGTGCAG GAGATCCTACTGAGAGTCTGTTGTGCCATGTTGCTATGTGTTAGACATGAACTTCTAAGTGGCGATTTCGTATCAAACTTGAAACTTCTCCAACATTACCCTGAAGTTGACCTGGAACATGTATTGGATGTAGCTTCTCATCTGAAGACTCCCATATCGAGTTATCAGCCTTACGGCATCGTTTAG
- the LOC135673151 gene encoding uncharacterized protein LOC135673151 isoform X2, giving the protein MLLKGKIRLPNTIVPRFPDRIKPPEKKKKEEEDDDHDEGREEEELRTFQVGGGGGGEERSEGEIWPDDGDENWTVLRAHHRIKIDIGREVSWDKRSDLEFELLLGYLPAEKDLWKGELAKNRLRYAELKRELLLNPSEFLIKEDETSNSSMPGQDNEAGGLLCRREISNGDHPLCLGNGSIWNQYFKDAEIVEQIDRDLHRTHQDIKFFSGDSSFSRKNLEAMRNILLLFAKLNPAIGYVQGMNEVLAPLYYVFRMNQEGEDASEAEADSFECFVQLLSGSVDHFCQQLDNSSVGIHSTLLHFSELLKANDGELWRHLDASKMNPQFYAFRWITLLLTQEFELSTIMRIWDYLLSNPSGVQEILLRVCCAMLLCVRHELLSGDFVSNLKLLQHYPEVDLEHVLDVASHLKTPISSYQPYGIV; this is encoded by the exons ATGCTGCTTAAAGGAAAGATCAGGCTCCCTAACACCATCGTCCCGCGCTTTCCTGATCGAATCAAACCacccgagaagaagaagaaggaggaggaggatgatgacCATGACGaaggaagagaggaggaggagctcCGAACGTTTCAggttggtggaggaggaggaggagaagaaagatcTGAAGGGGAAATATGGCCGGATGACGGTGACGAGAACTGGACGGTGTTGAGGGCCCACCACAGGATCAAGATCGACATCGGCAGGGAGGTTTCATGGGATAAGCGGTCCGATTTGGAATTCGAG TTATTGTTGGGTTATTTACCTGCTGAAAAAGATTTATGGAAAGGAGAACTGGCCAAGAACAGATTAAGATACGCTGAACTGAAAAGAGAGCTTTTACTAAATCCA TCAGAATTCTTGATCAAGGAGGACGAGACATCAAATTCAAGTATGCCAGGTCAGGACAATGAAGCTGGTGGACTACTTTGTCGACGTGAAATCTCAAATGGGGACCATCCTTTATGCCTTGGTAATGGTAGCATCTGGAATCAATATTTCAAG GATGCAGAGATTGTTGAGCAAATTGATCGTGATCTTCATCGGACGCATCAAGATATAAAATTTTTCTCAGGAGATTCCTCATTTAGCAGAAAgaacctt GAAGCTATGAGGAATATTCTTCTCCTATTTGCAAAACTGAATCCAGCAATTGGTTATGTGCAAGGAATGAATGAAGTGTTGGCTCCACTATACTATGTATTTCGTATGAATCAAGAAGGGGAGGATGCT tcagaagcagaagcagacagTTTTGAATGTTTTGTTCAACTATTGAGTGGTTCTGTGGACCATTTTTGTCAACAATTAGATAATAGTTCTGTGGGAATTCATTCTACACTCTTgcatttttctgagcttttgaaagcCAATGATGGAGAGCTTTGGCGACATCTTGATGCTTCTAAG ATGAATCCCCAGTTCTATGCATTCAGGTGGATTACCTTACTATTGACCCAGGAATTTGAACTCTCAACTATCATGAGGATTTGGGATTATCTTCTCAGTAATCCCTCTGGTGTGCAG GAGATCCTACTGAGAGTCTGTTGTGCCATGTTGCTATGTGTTAGACATGAACTTCTAAGTGGCGATTTCGTATCAAACTTGAAACTTCTCCAACATTACCCTGAAGTTGACCTGGAACATGTATTGGATGTAGCTTCTCATCTGAAGACTCCCATATCGAGTTATCAGCCTTACGGCATCGTTTAG
- the LOC135673152 gene encoding DCC family protein At1g52590, chloroplastic-like, whose product MASVLPVVPRARLIVPSPVRFRRARAPQAALRTPSPPSAAVDSVKATNTEFFQSDSRPIMLFDGVCNLCNGGVRFVRDNDPNRRIRYQVLQSESGRKLLQRCGRSPDDISSVVLVEKDSSYIKSEAVLRIMEHLDLPFPQLAFFLKIVPLFVRDFAYDNVANSRYSLFGRSESGSCEI is encoded by the exons ATGGCCAGCGTCCTTCCGGTTGTGCCTCGCGCTCGGCTTATCGTTCCAAGTCCGGTTCGTTTCAGGCGAGCTCGGGCGCCGCAGGCCGCTCTCCGCACCCCATCTCCACCCTCCGCCGCCGTCGACTCGGTCAAGGCCACGAACACTGAGTTCTTCCAAAGCGATTCCAGGCCCATCATGCTCTTCGATG GCGTGTGCAATTTGTGCAACGGAGGAGTCAGGTTCGTGCGCGACAACGATCCCAACAG AAGAATCAGATACCAGGTGCTGCAGAGCGAATCCGGCAGGAAACTTCTGCAGAGATGTGGGAGATCACCCGACGACATATCCAGCGTCGTCTTAGTTGAAAAAGATAG TTCTTATATAAAGTCGGAAGCAGTGCTAAGGATAATGGAGCACCTTGACCTGCCGTTCCCTCAGCTGGCTTTCTTCTTGAAGATCGTTCCTCT GTTTGTGAGGGACTTCGCTTATGACAATGTTGCAAACAGTCGTTATTCGCTATTTGGTCGGTCTGAGTCAGGATCATGCGAGATATAG
- the LOC135673153 gene encoding pentatricopeptide repeat-containing protein At4g32430, mitochondrial-like — protein sequence MRRSFAVRSRLVPSLLAPTVRHRPLLRSFLSHHQLLDEITHPNPAPTCPENAATFRPLQVIRDRLRSEASLDPATVVMSLKQCRGRPGLQIHALALSSGLDAYVIVSNSLINMYSKSGSFDLARKIFDSMSCPDVVSWNTILSGFASGAEALEFAALMRRAGVPSDPVTFTMVLAFSADLQDLESGQQLHCLVLKSGFDSDVFVGNALITAYSRAACADEAKRVFDEMAVRDLVSWNSLICGLTQDGGCGTEAIEFFLMMVREEGVRPDRISLASVISACGHEGSVGFGCQVHGFATKVGVEDHASVSNVLMSMYYKHGDIVYAKRVFENMTERDVIAWTTMISIESENAIPLFNGMRQDGVQPNDVTFVALIFAVPDEHLMREGQMVHGVCFKTGMAAEVNVSNSLITMYAKLKSMEEARRVFDGMHCRETVSWNALLSGFAQNGLREEALEVFSSLIGHCQPNQYTFGSVLSAITAAQTVSLTYGQGCHGRIIRLGLNTDAYVSGALIDMYAKRGSIDEAQRAFDETVVKRLVGWTAIVSAHAKHGNYEEVMSLFEGMKHVGVRPDHVTFLAVLVACGCKGMVDEGRKVFDSMVQEHEMEPWAEHYACVVDMLGKAGRLDEAEEFLRLAPTPPGVSALQSLLGACRVHGNVDMGSRVAEALMELEPGESGAYVLMSNIYADMGDWANVAKMRRGMRQRGVRKEVGFSWVDAGIRDDSIHMHKFSSGDRTHPWAEEIHSMARSLGSEMKARDEDWSDIDLARLPNP from the coding sequence ATGCGACGGTCATTCGCTGTTCGAAGCCGCCTCGTTCCATCTCTTTTGGCTCCGACCGTCCGTCACAGGCCTCTTCTCCGCTCCTTTCTCTCCCACCACCAACTTCTCGACGAGATCACGCATCCAAATCCCGCTCCCACATGCCCGGAGAATGCCGCCACCTTCCGTCCTCTCCAAGTCATCAGGGATCGGCTCCGATCGGAGGCCTCCCTCGACCCAGCCACTGTCGTCATGTCCCTCAAGCAGTGTCGCGGCCGACCAGGCCTCCAGATCCACGCCCTTGCGCTGTCCTCCGGCCTCGACGCGTACGTCATCGTCTCCAACTCTCTCATTAACATGTACTCCAAATCTGGCTCCTTCGACCTCGCTCGCAAGATATTTGACAGCATGTCTTGCCCCGATGTCGTCTCGTGGAACACCATTCTCTCCGGGTTTGCTTCCGGCGCGGAAGCGCTGGAGTTCGCTGCACTCATGCGTCGAGCAGGTGTTCCCTCCGACCCTGTGACCTTCACCATGGTGCTCGCCTTCTCCGCGGACCTTCAGGACTTGGAATCTGGACAGCAGTTGCACTGCCTTGTTCTAAAATCTGGGTTCGACTCGGACGTTTTCGTCGGGAATGCACTCATCACCGCATACTCAAGGGCTGCCTGCGCCGACGAAGCCAAGAGAGTGTTCGACGAAATGGCGGTGAGGGATTTGGTCTCGTGGAATTCGTTGATCTGCGGGCTTACTCAAGACGGCGGCTGTGGAACCGAAGCCATCGAGTTCTTCCTTATGATGGTGAGGGAGGAAGGTGTCAGGCCGGATCGCATTTCGTTGGCCAGCGTCATCTCGGCGTGTGGTCACGAAGGAAGTGTAGGCTTTGGATGCCAGGTTCATGGCTTCGCAACGAAGGTAGGGGTGGAGGACCATGCCTCGGTCTCTAACGTCCTCATGTCGATGTACTACAAACACGGGGACATCGTTTACGCCAAGAGGGTGTTCGAGAATATGACGGAGAGGGATGTCATCGCATGGACGACCATGATATCGATCGAGTCAGAAAACGCAATTCCTCTCTTCAATGGCATGAGACAGGACGGGGTGCAACCCAATGATGTCACATTCGTCGCATTAATCTTCGCTGTGCCAGACGAGCACCTGATGAGAGAGGGACAAATGGTTCATGGAGTCTGCTTCAAAACCGGGATGGCTGCGGAGGTGAATGTTTCCAACAGTCTTATAACCATGTACGCGAAGCTGAAATCCATGGAGGAGGCGAGGAGGGTGTTCGACGGAATGCACTGCAGGGAGACCGTCTCTTGGAATGCTTTACTCTCAGGATTTGCTCAGAATGGGCTGCGCGAGGAAGCTCTTGAGGTGTTCTCCTCGTTGATCGGGCACTGCCAGCCAAACCAGTACACGTTCGGGAGCGTCTTGAGCGCGATAACCGCAGCTCAAACGGTTTCCTTGACTTACGGTCAAGGCTGCCACGGCCGCATCATCCGATTGGGTCTCAACACCGACGCCTATGTCTCTGGTGCTCTGATCGACATGTACGCGAAGCGCGGAAGCATCGACGAGGCCCAGAGAGCATTTGATGAGACTGTCGTGAAGAGGCTTGTCGGTTGGACGGCGATCGTATCGGCCCACGCAAAACACGGGAACTACGAGGAGGTGATGAGCCTGTTCGAAGGGATGAAGCACGTGGGCGTCCGTCCCGATCACGTCACGTTCCTCGCGGTGCTGGTTGCGTGTGGCTGCAAGGGGATGGTCGACGAGGGCCGGAAGGTGTTCGACTCGATGGTGCAGGAGCACGAGATGGAGCCATGGGCAGAGCACTACGCGTGCGTCGTGGACATGCTGGGGAAGGCGGGCAGGTTGGACGAAGCAGAGGAGTTCCTGAGACTGGCACCAACTCCGCCAGGAGTCTCGGCGCTGCAGAGCTTGCTGGGGGCGTGCCGTGTGCATGGGAACGTGGACATGGGGAGCAGGGTGGCGGAGGCTCTGATGGAGCTGGAGCCAGGGGAGTCGGGGGCCTACGTGCTGATGTCGAACATCTACGCCGATATGGGAGACTGGGCAAATGTGGCGAAGATGAGAAGGGGGATGAGGCAGAGAGGGGTCAGGAAGGAAGTGGGTTTCAGCTGGGTGGATGCCGGCATCAGGGACGACTCCATACACATGCACAAATTCTCATCGGGCGACAGGACCCATCCATGGGCGGAGGAGATACACTCCATGGCTCGGAGTTTGGGGTCGGAGATGAAGGCGAGGGACGAGGACTGGTCCGACATCGATCTCGCTCGGTTGCCGAATCCCTGA
- the LOC135673154 gene encoding DEAD-box ATP-dependent RNA helicase 52C-like isoform X1 translates to MAMSLTDAAAEPTIPDPAAPATRHTYVPRFLRNSYDQFGNSFSSCRFDIPPHRAPSFLQSSPRIPSNRRGSSDRESDGRASGHRSRRGKARRERNPFEIADEFIGLGISDNDASGGGGEGINFDAYDDIPVEVSGLDVPPPATTFAGIDLEEALNQNIQRCRFVKPTPVQRHAIPILVAGRDLMACAQTGSGKTAAFCFPIISGVMRNRRQFPTKGPSGGDRTTLPRALILSPTRELSCQILGESKKFAYQTGVRVVVAYGGTPIGHQLRDLEKGAEILVATPGRLLDLLERAKVSLKEIKYLALDEADRMLDMGFEPQIRKIVQQMDMPPPGLRQTMLFSATFPQEIQRLASDFLSNYVFLTVGRIGSSTDLISQRVEYVPDVDKRGRLVDLLHAQRVNGIHSKQLLTLVFVETKRAADSLERWLSKNGFPATSIHGDKTQPERERALRSFKSGATPVMVATDVASRGLDVPHVALVINFDLPKDIDDYVHRIGRTGRAGKTGKATAFFNEGNQRLAKSLAECMEDANQEVPDWLYNHVARPSYGGGRRRGSSTRRFGGRDFRKDIGGGSPAANSHRGGNVIADVNYASDGGFDHEPIIGGRNYRTGTGCGNPSVKSYEGGNIVTDGNDSCDDRLDHVAISATVGGTRSVSSYGGGNDITDGNNAFENDGGSNYGSIIANGWV, encoded by the exons ATGGCAATGTCGTTGACTGACGCCGCGGCGGAGCCGACCATCCCGGATCCGGCAGCACCTGCAACCCGCCACACCTACGTCCCTCGCTTTCTCAGGAACTCGTATGATCAATTTGGGAACTCCTTTTCTTCTTGTCGATTCGACATTCCTCCTCATCGTGCCCCCTCCTTCCTCCAATCCTCCCCCCGCATCCCTTCCAACCGCCGCGGCTCCAGTGACCGAGAATCTGATGGTCGAGCTTCTGGCCACCGCTCCCGCCGTGGTAAGGCTCGACGGGAGCGGAACCCCTTTGAAATCGCCGACGAGTTCATCGGCTTGGGGATATCGGATAATGACGCTTCTGGCGGCGGTGGCGAGGGGATCAACTTCGACGCCTACGACGACATACCCGTCGAGGTGAGCGGGCTTGATGTGCCCCCGCCCGCTACAACCTTTGCGGGGATCGATCTGGAGGAGGCCCTGAACCAGAACATTCAGCGCTGCCGATTCGTGAAGCCTACTCCGGTCCAGCGACACGCTATACCCATACTGGTGGCCGGGCGCGATCTGATGGCCTGTGCCCAGACCGGGTCGGGGAAGACCGCTGCATTTTGCTTCCCGATCATCAGCGGTGTAATGAGAAACCGCCGGCAGTTCCCGACCAAGGGGCCCTCTGGCGGTGATCGAACTACCTTGCCTCGTGCACTTATCCTGTCCCCCACCAGGGAGTTGTCGTGCCAG ATTCTTGGGGAATCAAAAAAGTTTGCCTATCAAACAGGGGTCAGAGTTGTCGTGGCTTACGGAGGAACTCCCATCGGTCATCAG CTGCGTGATCTTGAGAAAGGTGCTGAGATTCTTGTTGCCACACCTGGCCGTTTACTGGATTTGCTAGAGAGAGCAAAGGTTTCTCTTAAGGAGATCAAATATTTGGCATTAGATGAAGCTGACAGGATGCTGGATATGGGTTTTGAACCCCAGATCCGCAAAATAGTCCAGCAAATGGACATGCCGCCACCAGGCCTAAGGCAGACCATGCTTTTCAGCGCAACCTTCCCACAGGAGATACAG CGTTTAGCTTcagactttttatcaaattatgTTTTTCTGACTGTTGGAAGGATCGGATCTAGCACAGATTTAATTTCGCAGAGAGTTGAATATGTTCCTGATGTGGATAAAAGAGGCCGTCTGGTGGATCTTCTTCATGCACAGAGAGTAAATGGAATTCACAGCAAG CAATTGTTGACACTAGTTTTTGTGGAAACCAAAAGAGCAGCTGATTCCTTGGAGCGCTGGCTGTCTAAAAATGGGTTTCCTGCAACATCTATTCATGGCGATAAAACTCAGCCA GAAAGAGAGCGTGCTTTGAGATCCTTTAAGAGCGGTGCAACTCCTGTCATGGTGGCAACTGATGTTGCGTCGCGCGGACTGGACGTCCCACATGTTGCTCTTGTCATCAATTTTGATCTGCCGAAAGACATAGATGACTATGTTCACCGGATTGGAAGGACAGGCCGAGCTGGAAAGACTGGTAAGGCTACTGCATTCTTTAACGAGGGAAACCAGCGGCTGGCAAAGTCGCTTGCCGAGTGCATGGAGGACGCTAACCAAGAGGTCCCGGACTGGCTTTATAACCATGTTGCTCGGCCATCATATGGTGGCGGGAGGAGACGAGGGTCTAGTACCAGAAGGTTTGGTGGCCGTGACTTCAGGAAGgatatcggaggaggaagccctgCGGCAAACTCACACAGAGGAGGTAATGTTATAGCTGATGTTAATTATGCGTCTGACGGCGGTTTTGATCATGAGCCAATCATTGGTGGCCGCAACTACAGGACAGGTACTGGGTGTGGAAATCCTTCGGTTAAATCATATGAAGGAGGCAATATTGTAACCGATGGCAATGATTCTTGCGATGACCGTTTAGATCATGTTGCAATCAGTGCCACTGTGGGAGGAACTCGCTCCGTTAGCTCATATGGAGGAGGTAATGATATAACTGATGGCAATAATGCGTTTGAGAACGACGGCGGCTCTAATTATGGGTCAATCATTGCCAATGGTTGGGTTTGA
- the LOC135673154 gene encoding DEAD-box ATP-dependent RNA helicase 52C-like isoform X2, whose amino-acid sequence MAMSLTDAAAEPTIPDPAAPATRHTYVPRFLRNSYDQFGNSFSSCRFDIPPHRAPSFLQSSPRIPSNRRGSSDRESDGRASGHRSRRGKARRERNPFEIADEFIGLGISDNDASGGGGEGINFDAYDDIPVEVSGLDVPPPATTFAGIDLEEALNQNIQRCRFVKPTPVQRHAIPILVAGRDLMACAQTGSGKTAAFCFPIISGVMRNRRQFPTKGPSGGDRTTLPRALILSPTRELSCQILGESKKFAYQTGVRVVVAYGGTPIGHQLRDLEKGAEILVATPGRLLDLLERAKVSLKEIKYLALDEADRMLDMGFEPQIRKIVQQMDMPPPGLRQTMLFSATFPQEIQRLASDFLSNYVFLTVGRIGSSTDLISQRVEYVPDVDKRGRLVDLLHAQRVNGIHSKQLLTLVFVETKRAADSLERWLSKNGFPATSIHGDKTQPERERALRSFKSGATPVMVATDVASRGLDVPHVALVINFDLPKDIDDYVHRIGRTGRAGKTGKATAFFNEGNQRLAKSLAECMEDANQEVPDWLYNHVARPSYGGGRRRGSSTRRFGGRDFRKDIGGGSPAANSHRGGQVLGVEILRLNHMKEAIL is encoded by the exons ATGGCAATGTCGTTGACTGACGCCGCGGCGGAGCCGACCATCCCGGATCCGGCAGCACCTGCAACCCGCCACACCTACGTCCCTCGCTTTCTCAGGAACTCGTATGATCAATTTGGGAACTCCTTTTCTTCTTGTCGATTCGACATTCCTCCTCATCGTGCCCCCTCCTTCCTCCAATCCTCCCCCCGCATCCCTTCCAACCGCCGCGGCTCCAGTGACCGAGAATCTGATGGTCGAGCTTCTGGCCACCGCTCCCGCCGTGGTAAGGCTCGACGGGAGCGGAACCCCTTTGAAATCGCCGACGAGTTCATCGGCTTGGGGATATCGGATAATGACGCTTCTGGCGGCGGTGGCGAGGGGATCAACTTCGACGCCTACGACGACATACCCGTCGAGGTGAGCGGGCTTGATGTGCCCCCGCCCGCTACAACCTTTGCGGGGATCGATCTGGAGGAGGCCCTGAACCAGAACATTCAGCGCTGCCGATTCGTGAAGCCTACTCCGGTCCAGCGACACGCTATACCCATACTGGTGGCCGGGCGCGATCTGATGGCCTGTGCCCAGACCGGGTCGGGGAAGACCGCTGCATTTTGCTTCCCGATCATCAGCGGTGTAATGAGAAACCGCCGGCAGTTCCCGACCAAGGGGCCCTCTGGCGGTGATCGAACTACCTTGCCTCGTGCACTTATCCTGTCCCCCACCAGGGAGTTGTCGTGCCAG ATTCTTGGGGAATCAAAAAAGTTTGCCTATCAAACAGGGGTCAGAGTTGTCGTGGCTTACGGAGGAACTCCCATCGGTCATCAG CTGCGTGATCTTGAGAAAGGTGCTGAGATTCTTGTTGCCACACCTGGCCGTTTACTGGATTTGCTAGAGAGAGCAAAGGTTTCTCTTAAGGAGATCAAATATTTGGCATTAGATGAAGCTGACAGGATGCTGGATATGGGTTTTGAACCCCAGATCCGCAAAATAGTCCAGCAAATGGACATGCCGCCACCAGGCCTAAGGCAGACCATGCTTTTCAGCGCAACCTTCCCACAGGAGATACAG CGTTTAGCTTcagactttttatcaaattatgTTTTTCTGACTGTTGGAAGGATCGGATCTAGCACAGATTTAATTTCGCAGAGAGTTGAATATGTTCCTGATGTGGATAAAAGAGGCCGTCTGGTGGATCTTCTTCATGCACAGAGAGTAAATGGAATTCACAGCAAG CAATTGTTGACACTAGTTTTTGTGGAAACCAAAAGAGCAGCTGATTCCTTGGAGCGCTGGCTGTCTAAAAATGGGTTTCCTGCAACATCTATTCATGGCGATAAAACTCAGCCA GAAAGAGAGCGTGCTTTGAGATCCTTTAAGAGCGGTGCAACTCCTGTCATGGTGGCAACTGATGTTGCGTCGCGCGGACTGGACGTCCCACATGTTGCTCTTGTCATCAATTTTGATCTGCCGAAAGACATAGATGACTATGTTCACCGGATTGGAAGGACAGGCCGAGCTGGAAAGACTGGTAAGGCTACTGCATTCTTTAACGAGGGAAACCAGCGGCTGGCAAAGTCGCTTGCCGAGTGCATGGAGGACGCTAACCAAGAGGTCCCGGACTGGCTTTATAACCATGTTGCTCGGCCATCATATGGTGGCGGGAGGAGACGAGGGTCTAGTACCAGAAGGTTTGGTGGCCGTGACTTCAGGAAGgatatcggaggaggaagccctgCGGCAAACTCACACAGAGGAG GACAGGTACTGGGTGTGGAAATCCTTCGGTTAAATCATATGAAGGAGGCAATATTGTAA